From a single Apium graveolens cultivar Ventura chromosome 2, ASM990537v1, whole genome shotgun sequence genomic region:
- the LOC141706413 gene encoding glutamate receptor 2.5-like, with amino-acid sequence MEFSKLYLYLLLTNTIILLFVSAKNETTISLTSKNRIVVNGCLILDFNSSMGFVANSCTSMANPDFYPKSPDYTTKFYETGQKLRVGVPKKTGFTEFVNVQEIDGRQKYNVTGFSIDVFQAVLDALPFKVEPEYIPFINATGGSNGTYDELVNKLNVSETPYDAVVGDITIRAHREDSAEFSLPYSGSGVVMVVKAENDRLKNMWIFLKPLSWDLWLTFVSAAMFIGLVLRILEHRVNPQQQLGMLVLFPLAALAFPERNMVRNKWARFVLVVWLFMAYVILQSYTANLSSILTASQLKPSADKPYCAGYQKDTFVKEIVIKMNIKPVPVTSMEEYDKALSKGCKNGGVDAIFDEMPYIKLFLHKYGSKYAVAGPTYSTDGFGFAFRTGSPLLKPISKAILEVTENETIRNIEKRYFGEGYISELYQDKDISGNGSSLTAYSFVGLFTVTAFLTLLAVICSECSFAISRYRNQNIPSLSRVHSIEATDDISPESDPQDFKEVVILGQEAESNEEQLLEESNTKLNINRGDG; translated from the exons ATGGAGTTCTCGAAACTGTACCTCTACCTTTTGCTCACCAATACCATTATTCTCCTCTTTGTTTCTGCCAAAAATGAAACAACTATATCTTTAACCTCGAAGAATCGGATTGTTGTTAATGGTTGTCTAATACTTGATTTCAATTCATCCATGGGTTTTGTGGCCAATTCTTGCACATCCATGGCAAACCCTGATTTCTACCCAAAAAGTCCGGATTACACTACAAAATTTTACGAAACAGGCCAGAAGCTAAGGGTAGGGGTTCCGAAAAAAACAGGTTTCACTGAATTCGTGAATGTGCAAGAAATTGATGGCAGACAGAAGTACAATGTCACTGGATTTAGCATAGATGTTTTTCAAGCTGTTTTGGATGCATTACCGTTCAAGGTTGAACCTGAATACATTCCTTTCATAAATGCCACTGGTGGCAGTAATGGAACTTACGATGAACTGGTCAACAAACTTAATGTTTCTGAG ACTCCGTATGATGCAGTGGTTGGAGATATAACGATAAGGGCTCATCGAGAGGATTCAGCTGAGTTTTCACTTCCATACTCGGGCTCTGGTGTTGTAATGGTGGTAAAAGCTGAAAACGACAGGCTGAAAAACATGTGGATATTCTTGAAGCCCTTAAGTTGGGATCTGTGGCTCACTTTTGTTTCAGCTGCCATGTTCATCGGACTAGTGCTCCGAATATTGGAACATCGCGTGAATCCCCAACAACAACTTGGCATGCTCGTCTTGTTTCCATTAGCCGCTCTAGCCTTCCCGGAAA GGAATATGGTGAGGAACAAATGGGCAAGATTTGTGCTGGTAGTATGGTTGTTCATGGCATATGTAATACTGCAGAGTTACACTGCGAATTTATCCTCAATATTAACTGCGAGTCAGCTGAAACCTTCTGCAGACAAACCTTATTGCGCAGGTTATCAAAAAGACACATTTGTGAAAGAGATTGTTATAAAGATGAACATAAAACCCGTCCCAGTTACAAGCATGGAGGAATATGATAAAGCTCTTTCTAAGGGATGCAAAAATGGAGGAGTTGACGCCATTTTTGATGAGATGCCGTATATCAAGTTATTTCTTCACAAATACGGTTCTAAATATGCTGTGGCTGGACCTACTTACAGTACCGATGGATTTGGCTTT GCATTTCGGACCGGATCCCCTCTACTGAAGCCCATTTCGAAGGCAATATTAGAAGTAACGGAAAACGAAACGATTCGAAATATTGAGAAGAGATATTTCGGGGAGGGATATATCTCTGAATTATATCAAGACAAGGATATATCAGGGAATGGTTCAAGTTTAACCGCTTACAGCTTTGTTGGCCTTTTCACAGTCACAGCCTTCCTTACTCTACTTGCAGTAATTTGTTCCGAATGCTCATTTGCTATTTCACGGTATCGCAACCAGAACATTCCCAGTCTTTCGAGAGTTCATTCTATTGAGGCAACTGACGACATCTCTCCTGAAAGTGATCCGCAAGATTTCAAGGAGGTTGTGATTTTAGGTCAAGAGGCAGAAAGTAATGAAGAACAACTACTTGAAGAATCCAACACTAAATTGAATATTAACCGGGGTGATGGATGA